A region from the Alnus glutinosa chromosome 5, dhAlnGlut1.1, whole genome shotgun sequence genome encodes:
- the LOC133869274 gene encoding cation/H(+) antiporter 4-like, translating into MDMGIIKRTGRKALFTGVVCTLSPLLISLLVQMKLRRLWLKDEEQYMIPFLTIAHCVTPFPVLACLLEDLKILNSELGRLGLSATLVSDILSCLVTVGGTLFRIYQEQGSMLAAIDLGAVITYVIVIVFAIRPTMFWIIRQTPEGRPVKGTYMHTIMLMVLGSGYLSYLLGQTLLFGPFILGWAIPDGPPLGSAIVNKFNCLISDVFLPLFVTTCGMKTDLSLIQFDNSFMIVNGILIVLTFAAKVVACLVPLLYSKMPLNDALALGLLLSCKGVIQLFYYTFLEVTGIITAQVFTLSCVSILVTAIFVPLLVKFMYYPSRKYAGYQKRNIMHCRDSAELRILVCIHRPDNIAAVNKLLEVSCPSSERPLTVYVFHLIELIGRASPIFISHQMQKKAVSNHSYSKNVILAFNHFEQGNQGAVLVNIFTSISPLKYMHEDICILALDKLTSLIVLPFHRKWSIDGSVELEDNTWRTLNCSVLELAPCSVGILIDRGHFGRSMLSLESSCSIAMIFLGGSDDREALTFAKRMANHSKITLTVVHFVAVGNEGDTYWDELLDNEILKDVKLNNVGDEYVIYLEEMVKDGPQMALTVRCIVNEYDLIIVGRRYNVKSPQTSGLEEWSEFPELGTLGDLLASSNLNSRTSIFVVQQQKIKT; encoded by the exons ATGGATAtgggaataataaaaagaacCGGAAGAAAAGCCTTGTTTACTGGTGTTGTATGCACGTTGTCTCCTTTGCTAATTAGCTTGTTAGTCCAAATGAAACTCAGAAGATTGTGGCTGAAGGACGAAGAACAATATATGATTCCATTTTTAACAATAGCACATTGTGTAACTCCGTTTCCGGTCCTTGCTTGCCTTCTTGAGGACCTCAAGATCCTAAATTCTGAACTAGGTCGATTAGGCCTATCTGCAACATTGGTAAGCGATATCTTAAGCTGCTTGGTCACAGTCGGTGGCACCTTGTTTAGAATTTACCAGGAGCAAGGTAGCATGCTCGCCGCTATAGATCTAGGAGCAGTCATCACCTATGTTATAGTCATTGTATTTGCAATTCGACCAACAATGTTTTGGATAATCAGGCAGACACCAGAAGGCAGGCCTGTCAAAGGCACATACATGCATACCATCATGCTAATGGTCCTTGGCTCCGGGTATCTTTCTTATTTGCTTGGTCAGACTTTACTCTTTGGACCTTTCATTCTGGGTTGGGCAATACCGGATGGACCGCCTTTAGGATCAGCTATTGTCAACAAGTTCAACTGTCTCATTTCAGATGTGTTCTTGCCACTCTTCGTGACTACTTGTGGGATGAAGACAGATCTGAGTTTGATCCAATTCGATAACAGCTTCATGATAGTCAACGGAATCCTCATTGTTTTGACTTTTGCGGCCAAAGTAGTGGCTTGTTTGGTTCCTCTCTTGTACTCCAAAATGCCCTTAAATGATGCTTTGGCACTTGGTCTCTTATTGAGTTGCAAAGGTGTAATCCAACTTTTTTACTACACATTTCTCGAAGTTACCGGG ATCATAACAGCCCAGGTGTTCACTTTGTCATGTGTTAGCATCCTAGTGACTGCAATTTTCGTGCCACTCCTGGTAAAGTTTATGTACTATCCTTCAAGAAAATATGCAGGTTACCAAAAAAGGAATATTATGCATTGCAGAGACAGTGCAGAGCTCCGAATCCTAGTATGCATTCATAGGCCAGATAACATTGCTGCTGTAAACAAACTACTTGAAGTCTCATGCCCATCTAGTGAAAGGCCCCTTACTGTTTATGTGTTTCACCTTATCGAGTTAATTGGACGAGCCTCCCCTATTTTTATTTCCCACCAAATGCAAAAAAAGGCTGTGTCCAATCATTCCTATTCGAAGAATGTCATTCTTGCCTTCAATCACTTTGAACAAGGCAATCAGGGTGCTGTATTAGTAAACATATTCACATCAATCTCTCCACTCAAGTACATGCACGAAGACATATGCATCCTTGCATTAGACAAACTCACATCCCTTATAGTACTCCCGTTCCATCGAAAATGGTCTATTGACGGTTCTGTTGAATTAGAGGACAATACATGGAGGACCTTAAACTGTAGTGTGCTTGAACTAGCCCCCTGCTCTGTTGGCATCCTAATTGATCGCGGTCATTTCGGCCGCTCAATGCTTTCATTAGAGTCATCATGTTCTATTGCCATGATCTTCTTAGGAGGTAGTGATGATCGAGAGGCATTGACTTTTGCCAAGCGCATGGCCAATCACTCAAAAATTACCCTGACTGTGGTTCACTTTGTTGCCGTTGGCAATGAAGGTGATACCTATTGGGACGAATTGCTCGACAATGAGATACTAAAGGATGTTAAACTTAACAATGTGGGTGATGAATATGTGATATACCTAGAGGAGATGGTGAAAGATGGGCCTCAAATGGCATTGACAGTTAGGTGTATCGTGAATGAATATGACCTTATAATTGTTGGTAGACGATATAACGTAAAGTCTCCTCAGACATCTGGGCTTGAAGAATGGAGTGAATTTCCAGAGCTAGGGACTTTGGGAGACTTGCTTGCCTCATCAAATCTTAACAGCAGAACTTCTATTTTTGTGGTGCAACAACAAAAGATAAAGACCTAG
- the LOC133869345 gene encoding disease resistance protein RPM1-like, which translates to MTETIVTLVINELVQLIVHESKLLQGVHQQVMDIRDELESIQCFLKDTDKGGDLQDGVKTWVKQVREVAYHIEDVIDEYVLHMAQRLHQQSFITFLQQIGRLLKKIKPHHDIATKIQDIKISVREIKKRSERYGFSSSDQGSSNRATNITWHDPRVGSLFIEEDEVVGIESTRDELVSKLMGGVSKRSVISVVGMGGIGKTTLTKKVYENESVKGHFDCRVWITVSQSYNVSKILMSMIKQIYQAKETAPVQIHMIDEITLISQLRKCLQQKRYVVVFDDVWKTELWEIVKHALPCNDRGSRIIITTRSDLIGVSCRESLSDQVHKLQPLSQDKAWELFCRKAFQIEFQRCCPRELVRMSMDIVKKCEGLPLAIVAIGGLLSTKEKVPLEWQKLLDSLSSELECNPQLTSITNILSLSYHDLPCYLKPCYLYFGIFPEDYSISGTRLLWLWVAEGFIKGKKGKPLEDVAKEYLMELINRNLVQVSFGELDYEITIKYRIHDLLHEIILSKAGELNFCQVLEAGDTTFHGKSRCLSIHDVRENVFEKSEYSRVRSVFLFNISEIPKSFIVKLFKTFKLLKVLDFEDAPIDYLPQEVGNLFHLKNLSLRRTKVKILPKSVGRLQNLQTLNVMETAVRELPIEIFRLYKLRHILAHSHDFEIKSCLHSMRGVKIHEGVGSLNDLQTLTLIEANHHGGGLFEELGKLSQLRGLGISRMTAKRGKALCTSIQNLAHLEILVVNSISENEIIELESISSPPPFLEHIYLRGRLKKLPNWILELPNLGTLILFFSSLKEDPLSCVQALPNLITLSLNHAYDGEQLHFKEGGFRKLKKLTLRELKKLKMVEIGRGSLLGLEQLEIGPCPQMKELPSGIQYLERLKIIDFYEMQGEFVLRMQPNGGEDYWKVKKVSTIRLRYRIKGERYQIYKLDDSHLLECLQGIPT; encoded by the coding sequence ATGACAGAAACCATTGTGACCCTTGTCATCAACGAGCTGGTTCAGTTAATCGTTCATGAATCAAAATTGCTACAAGGTGTCCACCAGCAAGTTATGGACATTCGAGATGAACTGGAGAGCATCCAGTGTTTTCTCAAAGATACTGATAAAGGAGGAGACCTCCAAGATGGTGTCAAAACGTGGGTGAAACAGGTGAGAGAAGTAGCATATCATATAGAAGATGTAATAGATGAATACGTTCTTCACATGGCACAACGTCTTCATCAGCAAAGTTTTATTACTTTTCTTCAACAAATTGGtcgtttattgaaaaaaataaaaccacatCATGACATAGCAACCAAGATTCAAGATATCAAAATATCAGTCCGTGAAATCAAGAAACGAAGTGAAAGATATGGTTTTAGTTCCTCAGATCAAGGATCAAGTAACAGAGCAACAAATATTACATGGCATGACCCTCGAGTGGGTTCACTTTTCATTGAGGAAGATGAAGTTGTGGGTATTGAGTCTACAAGGGATGAACTTGTAAGCAAGTTGATGGGGGGAGTATCTAAACGCTCAGTGATTTCAGTGGTAGGCATGGGCGGAATTGGTAAGACAACTCTTACTAAGAAAGTATATGAAAATGAATCAGTGAAGGGACATTTTGATTGCCGTGTTTGGATCACTGTGTCTCAGTCATACAACGTGTCGAAAATACTCATGTCCATGATAAAGCAAATCTACCAAGCAAAAGAAACTGCTCCGGTGCAAATACATATGATAGATGAGATCACATTGATTAGCCAACTAAGGAAATGTTTACAGCAAAAGAGGTATGTTGTGGTTTTTGATGATGTCTGGAAGACAGAGCTTTGGGAAATTGTGAAACATGCTTTACCATGCAATGACAGAGGCAGTAGGATTATCATCACAACACGTAGCGATCTCATTGGTGTTTCATGTAGAGAATCTTTATCTGATCAAGTGCACAAGCTACAACCTCTATCTCAAGACAAGGCTTGGGAATTGTTTTGCAGAAAGGCATTCCAGATCGAGTTCCAGAGGTGTTGTCCGAGAGAGTTGGTGAGAATGTCTATGGACATTGTAAAAAAATGTGAAGGTCTACCCCTTGCAATTGTTGCCATAGGTGGTCTCCTGTCAACAAAGGAGAAGGTGCCGTTAGAATGGCAAAAGTTGCTCGATAGTCTCAGTTCTGAGCTAGAATGTAATCCCCAACTTACAAGTATCACTAACATTCTCTCTCTTAGTTATCATGATCTTCCGTGCTACCTAAAGCCATGCTACTTGTACTTCGGTATTTTTCCGGAGGACTACTCAATCAGTGGTACAAGATTACTTTGGCTATGGGTAGCTGAAGGctttataaaaggaaagaagGGAAAACCATTGGAAGACGTGGCAAAAGAATACTTAATGGAGCTCATCAACAGAAACTTGGTTCAAGTTTCATTTGGGGAACTTGATTATGAGATAACGATAAAATACAGAATCCATGATCTGCTGCATGAAATCATCCTATCAAAGGCTGGAGAGTTGAATTTCTGTCAAGTTCTGGAAGCTGGTGACACAACTTTCCATGGAAAAAGTCGATGCCTATCAATCCACGATGTTAGAGAAAATGTTTTTGAGAAAAGTGAGTACTCTCGGGTTCGTTCTGTTTTTCTCTTCAACATTAGTGAAATACCCAAGTCTTTCATAGTTAAATTGTTCAAAACGTTCAAGCTTTTGAAAGTGTTGGATTTTGAAGATGCTCCTATAGATTATCTTCCTCAAGAAGTGGGCAATTTATTCCACTTGAAGAACTTAAGTTTGAGGAGAACAAAAGTGAAGATACTTCCAAAGTCAGTGGGTAGACTACAGAACCTACAGACACTAAATGTCATGGAAACCGCAGTGCGTGAGCTACCAATTGAGATATTTAGGCTTTATAAGCTGAGACATATTTTGGCTCATTCTCATGACTTCGAAATTAAAAGTTGCCTTCATTCTATGCGAGGAGTAAAAATACATGAAGGGGTTGGAAGTTTAAACGACTTGCAGACACTAACATTAATTGAGGCAAATCATCATGGGGGTGGTCTATTTGAAGAGCTTGGAAAGTTGAGTCAATTGAGGGGTTTGGGCATTTCAAGGATGACTGCAAAACGTGGGAAGGCTTTGTGTACCTCCATACAAAATCTGGCCCACCTTGAAATTTTGGTTGTAAACTCAATTAGTGAAAATGAGATTATAGAGTTAGAATCAATTTCATCACCACCTCCATTTCTAGAGCATATCTATCTAAGGGGGCGATTGAAAAAGTTGCCCAATTGGATTCTAGAGCTTCCGAATCTGGGCACACTAATCTTATTTTTCTCATCATTGAAGGAAGATCCATTGTCGTGTGTCCAGGCTTTGCCAAATCTAATTACCCTTTCCCTCAATCATGCATATGATGGGGAGCAGTTGCATTTTAAGGAAGGTGGTTTTCGAAAACTCAAGAAGCTCACACTTAGAGagttgaaaaaattgaagatggTGGAAATAGGCAGAGGATCACTGCTCGGTCTTGAGCAACTAGAGATTGGGCCATGCCCGCAGATGAAAGAGCTACCCTCTGGAATCCAATACCTGGAAAGGCTAAAGATTATCGACTTCTATGAAATGCAGGGAGAGTTTGTGCTACGTATGCAGCCAAATGGAGGTGAAGATTATTGGAAAGTGAAGAAGGTAAGTACTATCCGTCTCAGGTATAGGATTAAAGGAGAACGATATCAAATATACAAGCTCGATGACTCACACTTGTTGGAGTGTCTGCAAGGAATTCCAACCTAG